In Paludibacter propionicigenes WB4, the genomic window ATGTAACATAGCCTTTACCATTTACTACAAAGGCTACTGCAGAAGCTCTACCGATATCGGGAAGGGAAGCTGTTTTCTGAAACAATATGGAAGGATAAGGCGATTCAACCATATCGCTGCAGCTCATAAAAAAGGCAAAGAGAATATACAAAAGTGATTTGGGAAAGTTCATTTATTGAATTGTAAGTAGGGCTGAGTTGATAGTCTGATATTGATTGCGAGTGATTAGTGATTCCTATTTAAAATCCTGATATGCATTATTAATTGAAAAAACTTTTAATCACATCTACTACTCTTTTCAAATCTTCTTCTGACAGAATTGAACTTGACGGAATACACAAACCCATATTAAATAGCTTTTCTGAAGTACCATTGACATAGCTTGGACAATTTGCAAATACTGGTTGTAGATGCATTGGCTTCCAAAGAGGTCTTGACTCAATATTGGCTGCATCGAGCGCAAGTCTCAATTCATCGGCCGTTTTACCACCGGTTTTATTTGGATCAATAAGAATAGATGTCAACCAATAGTTTGAGTGAAATAAATCAGTGGGTTCAGTTTGAAAGGAAATTCCGTCAATAGACGATAATTCATTCCGATAAAAGGAGTTAATTTCTCTTCGCTTATCCACGTGATCCTGAAGTACCAACATTTGCCCACGACCAATTCCTGCACAAATATTACTCAAACGATAATTATAGCCGATTTCTGAATGTTGGTAATGAGGTGCATTATCACGAGCTTGTGTTGCATAGAAAACTGTTTTATGAGCTTCCTGTTCCGTGCTACAAACTAATGCACCACCACCGGATGTGGTAATTATCTTATTTCCATTAAATGAAAGACAAGCAAATTCCCCAAATGTTCCACATTTATGTCCGTTATACTCTGAGCCCAGAGCTTCGGCAGCATCTTCTAAAACCGGTATTTCGTAACGAACAGAAATTTTCATAATCTCGTTCATCTTTGCAGGCATGCCATACAAATGAACGGGAATTATCGCTTTTGGTTTGTTCCCCGTTTGTTTAACCCTGTCAAGTATGGCTTCTTCTAAGAAAACGGGATCCATATTCCAAGTATCCGCTTCGCTATCAACAAATACAGGTTTAGCTCCTAAATAAGTGATTGGATTAGCTGAAGCTGAAAACGTAAACGATTGACAAATTACTTCATCACCTAGTCCAACACCAAGCTGCAATAATGCTAAATGTATAGCAGCAGTACCCGCACTTAAGGCCACGACTTTCTTATCTTCGCCTATATAGTTGATTAATGATTCTTCAAATGCATTTACATTGGGACCTAAAGGCACTACCCAATTTGTATCAAATGCCTCTTTAATATATTCTTGCTCTCTACCTCCCATATGCGCGAGTGAAAGCCATATTTTCTTATTCATATAATATTGTGTTTAGTTACTCCATTTAATTTTTGAAAATACCTTATTGATTACAATTGTTGCTTTGATAAGTAATAATCAATACATATTTGAGGATAATTTTGAACTTTCATTTCGTTTATAACCTTTTTAATATCGAAAATATAAGACTTAAATTCTACTTTTTTTGTATCTGTATTTAAAATCAAATAACATGACTTATTAATAAATTGTCTATTCTGACCTAGACTACCAGTATTATATAGCTTGTAATCATTTAACTCACCTTCAAATTGTTGATGAGAATGTCCAATAATATAATTACAATCAATTTTTAAATCAGCAATATTGGTATTCGCATATATATATCTATTTTCAATTGTATGCCGTATTATAAAATCATCAATTTGAAATTGATTTTCATATTGGTCGAGTACTTTAACTAAAGACTTATCAAAAGAAGCATAGCATTTTTCAAAAGAAGCTCTTGCGACAATATTTGTTCCATCATAAAATCCATCTATAAAGTATTTTTCATGATTGCCTTTTAAAACAAATACATTAGGAATATCATTTAAGAGTCGCACACATTCGTTCGTCCATGGGCCATAATTAACTATATCTCCATGGCAAACAAAAAAATCAACTTGCGATTGTTCTAGTTTAACTAATCTTTCTAGTGCAATAAGATTACCATGCACATCGCCAAAAATTAAAATTTTCATACTAACATTTTCTTTATTCCATCAGAAAAGGATGTTAATGGCTTCCATCCAAGCTCATCAAATGTATTTCGAGGATTAAAATAATAAGATTGTCCTGTTTCTGTCCCTTCAAACTCGATAGAACATTCAATCCATTTTTTTATTTCAAAAGAAACTTTTTTATTTGAGATAGAAATGCCAGTAGCACCTAAATATATTCTATTTTCGTTATTTAACGCACTAGCCAAACAAATATTAACAGCATCATCTATATATATATAATCTTGTTCTCTTTCACCTTTTCCAAATAATATAATTTTATTATTACTTTTAGCAGAAGCAATAATATGGGGAATAAAGGAATTATTAGAAATGCCAGGTCCATAAATATAAGTTAACCTTACAATGGAAAATCGTTTCATTGCTCTAACAACGAACTCACCGGCCAATTTGGACAGAGCATACAAACTTGGATTATAATATGGAGAACATTCTGTAATTATATCACTACTATTTCCATAAACATTTGTACTAGATATATAAATCATTTTAGATCTATAAAATTTAACTGAATATTTATACAAGATATTGTTTATCTCTAATAATTCATAATGAGAATTTGTATAATTACCGGATGAATAAAAAACAAAATCTGGACAAATATCCAAGTCTAACAATTCACTACTAGTCAAAATCCTAGCCTTATTGTTTATCCTATCATACTTTGAATTGTAGATGGCCACTACTTCAAAATCACAGCTTATTAGTTTATTAACCAATTCACTCCCTAAAAATCCATTTGCACCTACAACAACTGCTAATTTCATGTTCTTATTTCTTAAGGCAAAAACTATAAAATATCGGATTTAAATTTTCAAATACTCCTTCAGTGCTCAATGTATTTAATTCCTGTTCATCAATAAAAAGATCAGACCAAGTTCTCAACACAATACCATTTTTAAGCTTAGGCTCATTAATTTCAATACCTAACAAATAATACTTCAATAATTCACTTACTTCATTAAATCCAAAAAAGTGTCTCAAAGGAGTTGTTCCACTAAACCTACCATTTATTTCAAAAATAACGGGCTTACCATTTAGTATCCTAAATTGAAAATTTACTGGCCCATCTGGATTTAGCTTCTCTGCTATTTTAATAATAAATTCATCATACATTGAAGTTAAGTCATTCCTATAAGCTCTATACGTATTTCCATCTCTTAAATCACGCTTCAATGTTACAATTGCTTTGCATTTCCCATTTATTACGATACACCCAGAAGTATATTCACCTTCTTCGTCTGATAAAAATTGCTGCACAACAAGATTACTTTCTGGATGATAAAGCTCCATCAATTCTTCATGATTCTCAATTTTCTTAACTCCTTGGGAGCGTGCCCCGTCAAGTGGCTTTGCAAACAATGGAAAACCTATTTTCTTTTCAATATGAAGTAACTTCTCAATATCATTAGCCATAACTGATAGTGGAAATGGGAAATCATTGCGTTCTAAAAATGATGCAGTTAGGAATTTATCATTTGCGATACTAATGACTTCTTCACTACTTACAATTACTCTGCAATTGTAAGTATCTAAAAACTCCTTGTTATGCTTTGCAAATATTGGTAATTCAACATCAGTTCCAACTAAAATTGCGTCAATATTGTATTTTACTACTATATTTTTAATAAAATCAATGTAATTCACTTCTGTGACTTTTGGAATAGTAATCGCATAATCTCCAAGCCAATGACCTGTTGAACGAGGGTCAGGATCTCCTGTAAATATCTTTTTAGGGAAATCAGATACTTGCAACAGTCTCAAAATACCCTGCCCCAATAATGCGCCGGCTCCAGTTACTAATATATTTTTCTTTTTCATAATCTTTATTTTTCTTATTTATTTAATTATAATCTACAAATATCAACTTCTTAATATCTTCAATTTAGAAAATACTTCTATTTTTGTTTAAACAAACTTGAAAGAATACTTATTAATATGTTATATACAAAAATTCGGTCTTTAACGGGTAAACAAGTAAGTTGATTATTAACTGTAATATTATATCTGACATCACAAAAGTGATTGACTCTAAATTTAGAACAACGAAAGTCTTGAACTATAAGATTCAGACTACTGTTAACACACTAATCAACTTATATGCATAGAAATTCACTTTAAAAATTCAAAATTATTCAGCTACTTACAAGCAAAAGTGTTATCAAACAACAATGTTTCTAATTAACATAAAAGCTTCAGCTCGTTGTTTATTTATTGTCGAACCTCTTAATTTAGAAAGAGAAATAAGTGACTCAATTGAACGAGATGCAGGAAAATCTCTTAATTGGGATTTATAACATTTCATTGCATCAATCTTTGAAGTAAATTCATCAAAAGTTACTGAAACAAAAACATTTGGAATAAAAGCTTCTGAACCGAAAGGAGAACACCATTCTGTCTCTGATAATGTTTCATATGCTAAGATTCTTGTAACCGAATAGTCACCTACAGGTCTACAAGCTACTAAAGAGATATCGTATACAACTTTATGGTCAATATGGATATCTCCTCTCCAAGGGATATATACAGTCTGAATATTATATTCGCTAATTGTAGCTGATACTTTGGCAGACATTTTATACTTTGGGAATTGATCGAGTGCAGGAGCAGGAAAATCAAAGAATATTGTTTTCTTAACTCCTAAGAGTTCATGAGCTTCTAGAGCTTCGCTGCGAACACTTGCAACCACTTCTTCTTTATATAATTCTGGATCACCAACATGTGCGTTGGTCATAATTATTACATAAACATCGTCTCCCTCTAGTACATGCTTTCTCATTACTGCACCACAACCTAATATCTCATCATCTGGATGTGGCGCAATTATTAATATATTACTCATTTCATTATTTTCTTTATTGTGGAATATACATAATCTAACTCAGTACAACCATAACGTTGATCAATCGGAATTGGGATCAAGTAGGATGATAATTTGTTTTCAAAAGATTTTTTTTCAGTTTCATTTAATAGGTAATTCCACCAACGACCAGTATATATCTGATTTTGATTCAATTTTTCAACAATTTCATCATCATATATTACCAAAGGATAGATTAATGGGACGCAACTATCATCATAACAAACTATTGGATCAATCATATTTAACTCTTTATAGAGTGAATGAGCATATTTAAAATTATTAATTCTCTTACTTTTAATTTCATTATACGGTTCATTTTTCAATAAAGCATGTGTAAGTTTGGACATCTGCATAATATTAGATCGGTCAATTCTCTCTTCATTTTTCATTCTAGAGGAATATGCCTTGTTGCAACCAACTTCAATTCTTTCAAATAAAAAACCAGCAGTTGAAGAAGAATAGTCTAACGAATACTCTTCCAGATAATTTGAAACTCCTTCTCCAATAACATAGCATCCGTCAGGCACACCAAAAAATTTTCTAGGAGAATATACATTTAAGCATTCATTTATAGGACTGGAATAGAATGCCTGAGCATTATCAATTATCACATTTTCGTATGCTGAAACTAAATATTTCATTCGTTCTCTACCCATAACACCAAAATAATTTACAATTAAAATTGCAGCATTATTCTCAATATGATTTATCTGAGGTTCAAAACTTTCTGATATTTTGTAATAGCTGATCTTAATGTCTTTACTTAACAAAAAATCACGAACAGTGAAGCACTCATAATATGGCAAGTAAACCGTATCACAGTTGAGGATTCTGAGACAGTGATAGATTCCACATCTTGCAGAATTCAACCGAACGACATTATCACCTACATAATATTCCTTATCAGAGCGTAAATCTAATTCAATATAACTGCCAATTTCCATTCGTTTACCACCATTTTTTAAATCCACAATTCATAACATAATCAATAACAGACATGCAAGGAATAAAATTACCCCATTGCTGAGGATATTCAAAAGGCTCGAAGTGAGTATATTCAAGTTGTATTCCCCTATTTGTAAAATGTTCTTCCACTTGATATGCTTTCGCTCCATTACCTGAATAATATCTTGTTCCACCAACAGCTTTACAAATATCAATCACCCTCTCCTCGTTAAATGTACTCAAATTAAGATCTGATGACAACAAAAATTTTGTTTGAATTCCAAATCCATCACAGAAATAACGAATAATTGTTTCATTCAATTTTGAAATATCAGGGTAGGTTTTCATAATTATATTTTCAAAGTCAGGGAATACTTCTTCGTAATATGGAGCTCGCCGATAAAACATGCTAATAGATTTTAGATGCTTTTCACGCCATTTTAATTCATCTTTTGTACGAACCTCATTAATTTTATACCCTAGTTTTTGTTCTACTGGAATTTTTATCTTTAACTCTCCTTGAGGTGATTTTATACGATTCCAATTGTGAATATTGTCTGTAGAAAATTGGGCATCATCAAGAAAAACAAAAACATCTGACAATGCTATTTTATTAAAATAGCCTAACCAAGGTAGGTAATCGGGTTGGTGAATTGATACTAGCATTTACGTTGAGGTTTATCGTTTGAATAAATATTATCGGTTTTAACAAAAACAAGTAACGATTTGATAAACAATTTAGCATCTAAAATGAAACTTTGTTTACTAACATACTCTACATCTATAGGTATATTAATGCTCCAATCATGTATTTCTCTACACCGTATTGCAGCCAATCCGCTAATACCTGGTTTAACAAGGAATCTCCGTCTATCAAATTCATTATAATCTTCAATTTTATACGGAAAATTGATTACAGGAGGTCGAGGTCCAATAAAACTCATATCACCTAATAAAATATTAATTAATTGAGGAATTTCGTCCAAACTTGTCTTTCGAAGAAATGATCCTATTTTAGTAATTCTTGGATCTCCATTAAAAGTCTCTAAACCTGTACCTTTTTCAATGGCATGATCTACCATAGAGCGAAATTTAAATATTCGAAAAGTTCGCCCCCCTTTACCTAACCTTTCTTGTCTAAAGAAAACTGGACCATTAGAATCAAACTTTATCAAAATAGCTAGAGCAAAAAAAACAGGAGATAGTAAAATTAATCCTATAAGAGCTAAAATAAAATCTAGAATGGGTTTAATAAAAAATCTATACATACTTTTCGAATAATTATTTGTTTAGAAAGTCCATTATCTTGTGATATGCATATTCCGCAGTCATATTCTTACAATAATAGTGATAACCATTTTCTCCCATCTCATCACGAAGATCTTGGGAGTGATAGAGTTTGTCAAAATTGGCTTTTAATGTTTTTAAATCACCTCCATATGACCAAAGTCCAGAATTAGTAGATTCCAATAATTCACCATAGTCAGTTACGTAATCTATAGAGGCTAAAATAGGAATAGACATATTAAAATACGATATCGTTTTACTTGGAATATTTGGAATTTTAAGGTTCTCATTGAGACTAATCAGACCCAAGTTACATTGAGCCATCAACTTCTGGTACTCATCTCTGGGAATAAAATCGTAGAACTTTATATTTGTCAACTGAATTTGCTGAGCTCTTATTTTAAGTTTTTTGAAAGATGTTCCATTGCCAATTAATAAGAAAATAACATCATTATACTCCATACATGCTTGCGCCAAAGCCAAAATATTCTCCATCTTTTGGGAAACACCCATATTTCCACCATATACAGATACAAACTTACCTTTCAATTCGTATTTTGTCCTTAAATCATCATCTTTTTCTACTTTAACTTGAGGAGACTGAAAGTTATCCAAAATATGGAGTTTCGCAGCATTTAGATCCGGATAATAATATTTTACAAATTCAATATTGCCTTGCGACATACACCCAATACCATCTGCCAACTGGTACATTTTTTTTTCTAAGTAGCGATAATATCTACATATTATCCCTTTCTCCTTTATAATACCCAGTCCCACTGCATCCTGCCAAATATAGTCACGCAACAATAAATAGAACGAACATTTAAACTTTTTCTTTAAAACTTGCATAATTAATGCAAATTCCAAAGGTGGAGTATGGCAAATGATTAAATCAACATGAATATTTGAAAAGTACTTTTTGATAGCTAACAAATACTGAGGTATTAGCATTTGATAAGCTATACCTTTTTTTACATTACCAACTCCAAACAAAGTTAAAGTTTTCACTCGTAGGACTTCTACTTTATTTTCTACACTGATATGAGTCTTTTCCTTAGCTGTCGGCGCAACTGTATAAACCTTATGCCCTTGTTTGATATATTCCTGAATCAAATCCCCATACATATTGGACGAGTTGTTTAAATCAGGGAGAGCAATTGTCAGAAATAAAACATTCATACTTCTTGCCATACTACTCTCTTCACATAATCAGTATAAGAGAGTATAATTCGAACCACTTTATCACTAACATTTGGCATACTATAATCTGCCACAGGTCTGAAATTACGGTCAGCACCTTTTTGTTGGGTTTCTAATTGTACCAGCCCTTGCATTACACGTTCGGGATTTAGTCCCACCATCATCACCGAAGCTTCTTCCATTGCTTCCGGGCGCTCATGCGCTTCCCTGATATTAAGCGCTCTAAAATTAAGGATAGATGATTCTTCACTTATAGTTCCACTGTCTGACAATACAGCTTTTGCATTCATTTGTAGAGCAATGTAGTCACTCAGTCCCATAGGTTTCATCAACTTTACATTCTCATGAAATTTGAGATCATGTTTATCAATCATTTTTCGGGTACGGGGATGAGTGGAAACAATAACCGGTAAATTATAGGTTGAAGCCACAATATTTAAAATTTCTACTAAATGAAAAAAGTTTTTTTCAGAGGCAATATTCTCTTCACGGTGAGCTGAAACCACAAAATAGTTTTCAGCAGTTAACGATAAGTCTTCAAGGATCGTCGAAGCTTTTACCTTAGGTAAATAAGTAGTTAATACTTCATACATCGGACTTCCAGTTTTGATAATCCGATCCGGTCGTAAGCCTTCTGCCAACAAATATTCACGAGCAATATCACTATACGTCAGGTTAATATCAGCGGTGTGATCTACTATCTTACGATTGCTTTCTTCCGGCACACGTTGATCGAAACAGCGATTGCCTGCTTCCATGTGAAAAATAGGAATATGTCGTTTTTTAGCTGCAATTGCGCATAAGCATGAATTTGTATCACCCAATACTAAGAATGCATCGGGTTGAACCTCCTCCAGTACAGAATCAATATTTATAAGAATTAAGCCGGCAGTTTCAGTAGCATTTTTACCGGCAGCGTTCAAAAAATAGTCGGGTGTACGTAATCCTAAATCTTCAAAAAAGACTTCGTTTAATTCGTAGTCGTAGTTCTGACCTGTATGAACCAAGATATGTTCAATAGCATCCGATGCATCTAATTTTTGTAAAACACATGATAAACGTATTATCTCAGGTCTTGTGCCAACAACTGTTAGCACTTTTAATTTCTTAATATTGTTCATTTATATGAGTAGTATGATTCTTTTAAATATTAGTATGATCTTCAACTGATATTTTATTCCCCTTTAGAGGTTAGGGGTGACTTCCAAAAAATATGTGTCCGGTCTTTCTTTATCGAAAACTTCATTTACCCACATAATTGTTACCATATCGGTCTCTCCCAAATTTTCTATATTATGCGTATAGCCAACCGGAATATCAACTACCTCCAGCCTTTCACCTGAAACAAAATATTCAATGATATCCTCCGAATCAATTTTTCGAAACCGAATAACTCCTTTTCCACTAACTACCAAAAACTTCTCATTTTTGGTATGATGCCAGTGATTTCCCTTTATTATGTGTGGCTTGGATATATTTACAGATACTTGACCTCGTTCATTTGTTTTTAAAAACTCGGTGAATGAACCTCGTTGGTCTACGTTCATCTTCAAAGGATAACTAAAATCACTCTCCGGCAAGTAGCTCAGGTAGGTAGAATAAAGCTTTTTTTCAAATGCATTACCCATATCAGGAAGCTGTAATGTTGATCGACTATCTTTAAATTTATTCAATAGCGTTACTATCTCACCTAATGATTTTGTATGAACCGGTGATACTTCTTCAAAATGAGGACTTGGGGCGAGAGAACTTTCAACTTTTAATTTAGCAATAAACGAATTAATCACGTCATCCACATATACCAGGTTCAAAACCGCATTTGGATCATTCACCTGAATCGGAAGATTATGTGCAATATTATTACAAAAGGTAGCCACCGCGCTGTTGTAATTAGGTCTACACCATTTACCAAAAACATTAGGTAAACGATAAACATACACTCTCGAACCGGTTTCTTTACTATAATCAAACAACAAGTCTTCTCCGGCCTTTTTGCTCTCGCCGTAGGGGTTATTTTGAGCTGCCTGAATAGATGATGTTATTAAGACTGGAGCTTTACTGTGGTATTTTTTAAGTGCATCCAATAGTTGAGATGTGAAACCAAAATTACCGGCCATGAAATCAGCTTGATTTTCAGGTCGGTTTACTCCCGCTAAATGAAATACAAACTCACATTGACCCGCATATACATCTAATAATCTTAGATCGCTATCCACATCAAATTCCATCAAATCCTCAAATCCTTGATTTCGTAATTCAACAATCAGGTTTTTACCGACAAAACCTTTTGCACCTGTTATGAGTATTTTCATACGTTCATTTTTATTTTTTTTGTAATTTGTCGTATGGAACTCGCAATGAGCATGGTCTTTGGTCTTTGGTTTAAAAGTCTGTTTTATTGCTCGTTTCATTTACTGATTCCGTCTCTTATAAATTCCAGCTTCAATAAAAGCTGTTTCATCCCCTCCTCATCCAGTCTTGTTGTGTTATGTGAATGATAATCTTCAATTTGTGAAACTTTTTCTTCACCTTCAACAAAATATTTATCATAATTCAAATCACGCGCATCGCACGGAATTCGGTAATAATTACCCATATCTTCACTTTTTGCCATCTCTTCACGGGTAACCAAGGTTTCATATAGTTTTTCGCCATGACGAGTTCCGATAACTCTCACTTTTGTGTTTGTTTTATACAAACCTATCAAGGCCTTTGCCAAAACATCCAAGGTTGCAGCAGGAGCCTTTTGAACAAATAAGTCACCATTCTCTCCATGCTCAAATGCATAGATGACCAAATCGACTGCATCATCCAACGTCATCATATAACGAGTCATATTCGGATCTGTTATGGTTATATCATTTCCAGCCTGCATTTGATCAACCCATAATGGAATAACAGAACCACGACTTGCCATCACATTACCATATCGCGTGCAACAAATTGTCGTTTTAGCATCTTTCCCTAATGCACGAGCTTTTGCAATAGCTACTTTTTCCATCATAGCCTTAGATATACCCATAGCATTGATCGGATAGCAAGCCTTATCTGTTGAAAGAACAACAACATTTTTTACACCGTGTTCAATAGCAGAATCCAGAACATTTTCGGTTCCAATTACATTTGTTCGAACAGCCTGCATAGGGAAAAACTCACAGGAAGGAACTTGTTTCAGGGCTGCTGCAGCAAAAACATAGTCGACACCTTTCATCGCACCATCAACTGAGCGTTTATCACGAACATCACCTATGTAAAATCTTATTTTAGGATTCTGATATTGGTGACGCATGTCATCCTGTTTCTTTTCATCGCGTGAAAAAATACGGATTTCCTTAATGTCTGTATCGAGAAAACGGTTAAGCACAGCATTGCCAAAAGAACCCGTTCCTCCTGTAATTAGTAAAATCTTATCTTTAAAAATGGACATAATTTATATCTGTTTGCATAATAATTTTTCATATAATAAAATGTATTCATTAAACTGTTTTTGGTTATTATAAAACTTCTGAGCACGTTCTAAGCAGTTTTCTGAATAAAAAGCTTTTCCTTTTATTTTTATTTGTTCAATAGCAGCAACTAATTGTACTAAATTTCCTTTTTCAACGATTAAACCCGTTTCAGGAGTAATCAACTCTGGACTTGCAGTACAATTATATACAATACCGGGAGTTCCACAGGCAAAACCTTCTACAGTAGTTAAACCAAAAGATTCTTCAGAAGACAAATTCAAAACTAAATCTGCTACTGAATAAAATTCAGCTAATTCACTAATACTCTCTGTCCTTTGTAAACCAATAATATTTGTCGGAAGAGCTTTGATTTGTTTTTTGTTCAATCCTATAAGTATAATTTTTGTGTTACAATCAACATTTTTGCTTAACTCAATAAACTCATTAAGTCCTTTTCTTGCACTCCATATACTAGCAACACCTAATAAAATGAAACTATTATTTAATTCATATCTATCTTTGATTGTCCTTTCTTCAATGGGTTTAAATAACGAAGTGTCAATTCCATTATGTATAATTACTGATGGAATATCTGACATAAATGACTTTTTTAAGACATGTTCTAGCCAATTTGAAACTGATACCAACTTCAAAGTTGGGATAGAGTTGAAAAGCTTTTTTTTTAGCTGGAAATTTTTCTCAGAACGATCGACAAAAAAACTGGCCGGATATTCGTTTATTTGCGGACACTTATAACATTGTGTTCTCCATTTGGAGCACGCAATAGAATCAAAATACGTACAATGTCCAGTAAAACTCCAACAATCATGAAGTGTCCACACTACTGGAATCCCTGCACAAGATAAATAATTAAAAAGAATCTCAATATTCAAGTAATAACCATGTAAATTGTGCAAATGAATAATGGTTGGTTCTATCTTTTTTATTTGTTTTATCAAATTTTTAGTTGCTCTTTTTGACCCAATTCCATGTCGATCAAACAATCTTGTTTGAACACCGTGAAATATCAAGTCCCAAGCATTACCAATTCTAATTAAATGAGATTTACTCGAGTTTTTATCTCTACCGTATGCGATATAACTTTCCCAACCATTACTGATTGCAAATTG contains:
- a CDS encoding DegT/DnrJ/EryC1/StrS family aminotransferase, which translates into the protein MNKKIWLSLAHMGGREQEYIKEAFDTNWVVPLGPNVNAFEESLINYIGEDKKVVALSAGTAAIHLALLQLGVGLGDEVICQSFTFSASANPITYLGAKPVFVDSEADTWNMDPVFLEEAILDRVKQTGNKPKAIIPVHLYGMPAKMNEIMKISVRYEIPVLEDAAEALGSEYNGHKCGTFGEFACLSFNGNKIITTSGGGALVCSTEQEAHKTVFYATQARDNAPHYQHSEIGYNYRLSNICAGIGRGQMLVLQDHVDKRREINSFYRNELSSIDGISFQTEPTDLFHSNYWLTSILIDPNKTGGKTADELRLALDAANIESRPLWKPMHLQPVFANCPSYVNGTSEKLFNMGLCIPSSSILSEEDLKRVVDVIKSFFN
- a CDS encoding metallophosphoesterase family protein, whose protein sequence is MKILIFGDVHGNLIALERLVKLEQSQVDFFVCHGDIVNYGPWTNECVRLLNDIPNVFVLKGNHEKYFIDGFYDGTNIVARASFEKCYASFDKSLVKVLDQYENQFQIDDFIIRHTIENRYIYANTNIADLKIDCNYIIGHSHQQFEGELNDYKLYNTGSLGQNRQFINKSCYLILNTDTKKVEFKSYIFDIKKVINEMKVQNYPQICIDYYLSKQQL
- a CDS encoding NAD-dependent epimerase/dehydratase family protein yields the protein MKLAVVVGANGFLGSELVNKLISCDFEVVAIYNSKYDRINNKARILTSSELLDLDICPDFVFYSSGNYTNSHYELLEINNILYKYSVKFYRSKMIYISSTNVYGNSSDIITECSPYYNPSLYALSKLAGEFVVRAMKRFSIVRLTYIYGPGISNNSFIPHIIASAKSNNKIILFGKGEREQDYIYIDDAVNICLASALNNENRIYLGATGISISNKKVSFEIKKWIECSIEFEGTETGQSYYFNPRNTFDELGWKPLTSFSDGIKKMLV
- a CDS encoding ATP-grasp domain-containing protein, translated to MKKKNILVTGAGALLGQGILRLLQVSDFPKKIFTGDPDPRSTGHWLGDYAITIPKVTEVNYIDFIKNIVVKYNIDAILVGTDVELPIFAKHNKEFLDTYNCRVIVSSEEVISIANDKFLTASFLERNDFPFPLSVMANDIEKLLHIEKKIGFPLFAKPLDGARSQGVKKIENHEELMELYHPESNLVVQQFLSDEEGEYTSGCIVINGKCKAIVTLKRDLRDGNTYRAYRNDLTSMYDEFIIKIAEKLNPDGPVNFQFRILNGKPVIFEINGRFSGTTPLRHFFGFNEVSELLKYYLLGIEINEPKLKNGIVLRTWSDLFIDEQELNTLSTEGVFENLNPIFYSFCLKK
- a CDS encoding PIG-L deacetylase family protein translates to MSNILIIAPHPDDEILGCGAVMRKHVLEGDDVYVIIMTNAHVGDPELYKEEVVASVRSEALEAHELLGVKKTIFFDFPAPALDQFPKYKMSAKVSATISEYNIQTVYIPWRGDIHIDHKVVYDISLVACRPVGDYSVTRILAYETLSETEWCSPFGSEAFIPNVFVSVTFDEFTSKIDAMKCYKSQLRDFPASRSIESLISLSKLRGSTINKQRAEAFMLIRNIVV
- a CDS encoding WbqC family protein, whose protein sequence is MLVSIHQPDYLPWLGYFNKIALSDVFVFLDDAQFSTDNIHNWNRIKSPQGELKIKIPVEQKLGYKINEVRTKDELKWREKHLKSISMFYRRAPYYEEVFPDFENIIMKTYPDISKLNETIIRYFCDGFGIQTKFLLSSDLNLSTFNEERVIDICKAVGGTRYYSGNGAKAYQVEEHFTNRGIQLEYTHFEPFEYPQQWGNFIPCMSVIDYVMNCGFKKWW
- a CDS encoding sugar transferase is translated as MYRFFIKPILDFILALIGLILLSPVFFALAILIKFDSNGPVFFRQERLGKGGRTFRIFKFRSMVDHAIEKGTGLETFNGDPRITKIGSFLRKTSLDEIPQLINILLGDMSFIGPRPPVINFPYKIEDYNEFDRRRFLVKPGISGLAAIRCREIHDWSINIPIDVEYVSKQSFILDAKLFIKSLLVFVKTDNIYSNDKPQRKC
- a CDS encoding glycosyltransferase family 4 protein, encoding MARSMNVLFLTIALPDLNNSSNMYGDLIQEYIKQGHKVYTVAPTAKEKTHISVENKVEVLRVKTLTLFGVGNVKKGIAYQMLIPQYLLAIKKYFSNIHVDLIICHTPPLEFALIMQVLKKKFKCSFYLLLRDYIWQDAVGLGIIKEKGIICRYYRYLEKKMYQLADGIGCMSQGNIEFVKYYYPDLNAAKLHILDNFQSPQVKVEKDDDLRTKYELKGKFVSVYGGNMGVSQKMENILALAQACMEYNDVIFLLIGNGTSFKKLKIRAQQIQLTNIKFYDFIPRDEYQKLMAQCNLGLISLNENLKIPNIPSKTISYFNMSIPILASIDYVTDYGELLESTNSGLWSYGGDLKTLKANFDKLYHSQDLRDEMGENGYHYYCKNMTAEYAYHKIMDFLNK